Within Pseudomonadota bacterium, the genomic segment AATCGCTGACCGAGCACCTGTGGATGGAGGTCCCGAAGCGGCGGGGGTACATGAACATCACCCCCAAGGTCGACGAGCTGGTGCGCAAGAGCGGGATTCGCGAAGGGCTCTGCCTCGTGAACGCCATGCACATCACCGCCAGCGTCTACATCAATGACGACGAGGGCGGGCTGCTCGAAGACTTCGACGACTTCCTCGAACGCCTGGCCCCGTTCAACGCGTCTCCCTCGGTCTACCGCCACAACCGCACGGGGGAAGACAACGGCGATGCCCACATCAAGCGCCAGATCTTCGGGCGTGAGGTGGTGGTGGCCATCACCGATGGAAAGCTCGACTTCGGTCCGTGGGAACAGATCTTTTACGCCGAGTTCGATGGGCGACGCAAGAAGCGCGTGCTCGTGAAGATCATCGGCGAGTGAGGAGCCTGCCATGACACGCGCGACCCCAACGCACCGCCGCAGGCCAGGCGCACTTCTGGTGGCGCTGCTCACAGGCTTGTCGGCGTGGCTCACCACGGCCCCGCGGGCCGCCACTGCCGGCCCGGCGCTCACCCTGCAGGTGAAGGCCCCCTGGGCCGAGGGGGGCACCATCGATGCGCGCTACACCTGCGATGGCGCCGATGTCTCGCCCGCGCTGTCGTGGCGCGGGGGCGGCAATGGGTCTCTGTTCTTCGCCATCACGTGCGTCGATCCAGACGCCCCGGGCGGTAGCTTCGTCCACTGGCTGGTGTATGATCTCCCGTTCCGCGGCGGGCGCATCAACGAAGACGCGCCCAAGACCCTGACCCTCCCGGGCGGTGCGCGGCAAGGCCTGAACGACTTCGGGCGCGTGGGCTGGGGAGGACCTTGCCCCCCCGTGGGCGCGCGCCATCGCTACGTCATCACGGTGTACGCCTACCGCTCGCCGCTGGGCCTGGCTCCCAAGTGCCGCATCACCGATCTCGAGAAGGCGCTGAGAGGGCGCGTCACACAGACGGGCCGCGTGACCGGTGTGTTCGCCCATTGAGGCCTCGCAAGGATGAGAGGCTCGCCCCCGGGCCAGCCCTCGGAAGACGCCCGCGCGCGCTGACCACGCGCGCGATGACGGTGCTCGCGCTCGCCGCGCTCACCCTCGCGC encodes:
- a CDS encoding YjbQ family protein, yielding MKSLTEHLWMEVPKRRGYMNITPKVDELVRKSGIREGLCLVNAMHITASVYINDDEGGLLEDFDDFLERLAPFNASPSVYRHNRTGEDNGDAHIKRQIFGREVVVAITDGKLDFGPWEQIFYAEFDGRRKKRVLVKIIGE
- a CDS encoding YbhB/YbcL family Raf kinase inhibitor-like protein, with the translated sequence MTRATPTHRRRPGALLVALLTGLSAWLTTAPRAATAGPALTLQVKAPWAEGGTIDARYTCDGADVSPALSWRGGGNGSLFFAITCVDPDAPGGSFVHWLVYDLPFRGGRINEDAPKTLTLPGGARQGLNDFGRVGWGGPCPPVGARHRYVITVYAYRSPLGLAPKCRITDLEKALRGRVTQTGRVTGVFAH